The Rhododendron vialii isolate Sample 1 chromosome 3a, ASM3025357v1 nucleotide sequence AGTCTCaccagcaaacaaaaaaaaaatataaacgaagaaaaaggggaaaaaacgaATGGACGATCGATAATCGAGTCTCTCACGTTTTGCCGAAGACGATCGTCGATCGATTCTCTCACGATCGATTCATTTTTTCACCAAAGGTCCAAACGAAGGGGGAACTGCCGATTGCGGAACTAGGAAGGGGCCGAAGGGCACTGTGCCACTGTGTTCGAGTTTTCGAGACTTCGAGGTATATTTAATCAGTCACTACCTTTCAAGAAATAAGAAACCAACTAtcctttcaagtttcaattcGACAATGGCTGTGctttttgaagagagagagagagagagagagagagagagagagagagagtttctcttTTGTTTCTGGGTCCATTTGAAAGAAAGCAAAAAGTAAACAAGgacaaaacttaaaaggaagACAGCCAAACGAGGCTAAGCACTCatgaaagaaatatttttcaaatggctatgtttgaacaaattaaactcacTTTAATAGATGTTCAAATCACGTAACTATCTAGTTGAGATGTTCAAATCACGTAAATATCTAGTCGAGCTAGGTGGGAAAAATTACTTACAAGAAGTGAGACTCTCTTTAATTAAGTTCAGTTGAGTAGTGATAGTGATATTAGggcttcttttattttccactTGATTTGAgcttattgaaaattgaaatgcagGATTAGTATATACTAGTATAATACACACCGCGGAGTCTTAGAGTATATCTCCCATTCGCTTGCGACTTGCGAGGCTTCAAATCGATAGTATTCTCTTATTATGCAGAGCCCTGACTGGTGATGCTTAGATTTGTACGTATGTTGTTAAATGATGCAGAGCCCTGACGGGTGGCGCTTAGATTTGTGTTGATTAAGTTGGCATTGGTTGGTgtgcttaaatttaaaaatatttgatttATTATCGGTTAGTGCATCATTAATAATAATGTTATAATGTTCAAAAGTAATATGTATTTGCCTATTTGGAAACTTTGTATtttctgttcgtatgcaatgaTTAGTAGAACTTTATGTTGGTTTAGCTTTCTTGTATTGTGATTGTTgttgtaaaaattgttaagtattaactctttaagggcacacttttttttttattggtcttGGGCACCTAAAACCCTTGGACCGGCCCTGCCAGCTGGCTGGCTCTGTCTTTCTTTCTACGTCCCAAACagtgcccccccccccccccccccccccccccccgatttcaaaacataaaattcaaattacCTCTAAGTATAGAAAAGTGACACTTAATTTCTATTAAGGAGAGATGTAATCATTAATTATCACTAGGTCCATTTTTACGAAAATATATTACTATTAATGAAAAGTGTCACCCTAGAATTTTTGAGTATGCTAGGGTTTTATGCACCCCAgtgggtaccctaggattttagggttttagggtaccctagggttttaggataccctagggcTTAGGTTTAGGTGCTTTCATAGAGCCCtaaggtttaggtttaggcactttcataagaatTTTAGGGTGTACTTTCCTATTATAAGattttagcggtttaggcactttcataaggtatcCTAGGGGTTTAGACATTTTTATAGGGTACTATgagatttaggcactttcataaggtgcCCTAGGGGTTAGGcataaaaatacacttgcagaaaagtgacgttaacaaaaaaaaaagagtggcaaaatcaatagCCTTAAGTTTTACTAtaataaaatgagagagaggcAGGGACATTTTAATTCTCCTGGAGGGACATTGAATGCACGTGATTTACCGGGAAAAAAAAccgaaaatcctattggtaccgacggtaccatagggaaaatgtaccgacggccaccggacggccgatccgagccgtccaaaaattttaaaaaataaaaccgagtgggcctttgcgagaatcaatggcatccgaggtgtgtaggatacttgatccgagcacccctttttcgtgtatatagaCCAAAGTTGAAACCAAATGACCTGGGGCAAAGCCCAATACAACACCTAAGGGTCTAAACTGCTCAGATAAAAGCAATGAAAATCATAAACAACCTAAAAGGTCTAAAAAGCCCATACACAAAAATAAACCCCGGCctgaaaaaaacccaaaacctacgCCGCTTAACCACATACTCCACGCACATGGACATGGTTCGATTCCCGTAAACACTCATCCTTTCCCCAAGTCCCCTAAGCCCATAAGCTAATCTTCTCTTCCGATTCATCATCGGGTGCCCAAAACGTACACGCGAGCATTGCTaccgaattttcaaaattcaccaGACCATCAACGAATGTATTTGGCAAACCCAACTGCGGCCCCTCTCGGAACACCTCCTTACCCacatcaaaccaaaccacattaaCAAATGGATGGCCGTGGAAATAGGCCGACTAGTTCGGTTCTCCCTTCACAATTGTATCACAGCTGGTGGATAAAAATTTGAATGGAACCACGCCGtcaatctcaatctctctccaaCAATCTGCACTAAGCGAGTACAGCTCGACGCGAGGGCGAGGTTCCATGTCTTCATGGAACCAAAGAACGTTCACAATCTTGTAGTCATTTTTAAGGGAATCGAAGCAGAACCCAATTGAGGAACCATATTGGTTTGGGAGGAACTTGAGGTTGGGAGTTGGGATGTTGACGCAGTGTTTAGTGGCTGCGTTCCATAGGATCGAAACCAAGCCACATCGGTTTTAGAGGTGAGACAAACCAAGCCATTGATTGAACCGATGAGGTCCGTGTCACACTCATTGTTTCTTTGAGGGAATATGTGGTTTAGATTGAAGGCGAGagggttttttgggtttttcaagTTCAACAGCGATAGGCTGTGGTGGGGCCCGAGGGAATCACGGGCGCAGTTGTGGATGAGGAGAGTCTCCTGGTCGTTGTCAGCGGCGGAGGTGCGATGGAGGTGTTTGTGAATGAAACTAGGGTTTGAGAATCGCATCTGGAGCGGAGGAGGGATTCGGGAGGGAGTTTGGGGAGGATGTCGAGTTTGATGTCGCCTGGTAGATCTTGCCATGAAAAAGCCATTGCTGAGTTTAACTCTCCtccctgaatttttttttattaaaatccgaatTGTTGATTACTAGAACGACTTGGCGCCTTTGTAAATGACTTATTCACAACAGCTCCATGAAGTCTCTCTCATGGAAAGAGATTTGAGACAGAAGACAGGCGTTAAATCCAAGGGACAATAGTATCAGCATTGACATGCATAATTGACACGTAACTGGATGAAAAACCAAGGGACGCGATTCTTTCAACAAAATGCTAGGTACTCCGAAAACTTATCAAGTGTTTCAAAAAGAGCAaccaatggttgagattcactttgatgctTGGGTCCCATACATCAAAGTGATCTCAACCACTGATTGTTCTTTTCGGGACACTTTCAAGATAAATTTTCGGGATATTTAACATTAGCCTTCATTCAAACTATCGTATACCTTTTTGTAATTGAagtttaaaggaaaaaaataaaataaaatttcaaaataacccATGACTTTTTAACTCTGTCGTATAAACACCTAAGCTTAAAAAAACAAGCATACATAACTTAAAAGTTGAGTTCATGGGGTTTTATAGGGAAATTTAGATTCAAAAGGGGAGTGGAAATGtgaaaagtttatttttcttttgttttgattgatTTTGAGTCAGTCTACAACTTAGAGACTTTCACTTCCTATTTGTGGGTTTACAACACAATGTTTACTATGTCAACTATCACCACAAATCAATCTAGGAATTCTACACCCATACATACCTATCAACCACATCCCTCTCACATGTGTGTGAGCCCCTCACATTTAATTGTGGGATAAAATTCACACATATAGTGCCAGCTTATGAGAAAGGCGAGGGAAGCACGGGCTTCGGGCCCcccaaaaagggaaaaaatgagGGCCCCTAAAATTGTAggactcctatatatatatatatatatatatatatatatatatatatatatatatatatacacacacatacatatatggGGCCCAAAAAACTTTTTGCACTAAGTCtcttttacacaaaataggcccaattgaaatttaggagtcACAAAATAAGCCTAACGGTGGAATTATTAATTACTTTTGAAACATTGATTATCAACTCTCATGACTTATTCGGCATGAGTtctgttgtttttgttgttgttgttgttgtatgaCTCATTACGGCATCACATTGAGAAACACTAgagtcaataaaaaaaaaaaggggcttGACGTCTCGACTCGGAGGGAAAGGACACAACGTCCAACGATCATGGACGAAAATAGCATACCTTGAGGGGGATTGGATCCGGTCAATTTGGCTTTGAACCAGtttggttgtttttgttttaaaaacacCCCTTTAAATCTGAGTCACTTTTGGACGTCTCGAATGCACTATATGGACCAAACTGGTCCGAGGCAAATTGAGGGGATCTGGTCCCACCTTGAGGCCCCTCTTTTTCCATCTCCAACTCTCTACCTCTATCAAgtaagtttttttattaaatggattggctatatatatatattgagaagGAATTGGTGAAGCAGTTTGACTATGGAGACGTAATTAGTACATTTGCAGCAAAAAATGcgagaaaattaattttcaaatgatggattttgcGATATTGTAATTGTCGCATTTTTTGGGATAACTATATGCATATATTTTGTGAAGGTAAATCTTCTGtaatgttgttgttgtttttttttaatgaaactctTTGTAAACCAACTTTTGTATACAAAATAAGGGAGGCCTCATTCAAGAGGCTCGCTTCCGGCCTTCAAAACTTATGAGCAGGCCCTGCACACATATGTCATATATGAGAGGGGTGTGATTGGTTGTCAGAGTTGGAAGTGACTGGGTAAGGCTCGTCAGTCGTCGGAACTAACTGGGTGGTTTGTTGGTCATGAAGGTCGTTTTCGAGATTTTCTAAGGCATTGAGATTTTCTGAGATGTACttgaggaagagagaggggcGGCTGAGGGAGAAGGTAGAGAAATAGACGGATAGGTTAGGCTTtaacccgctctgataccatgatacAAACCAGAGATGAGAGacagaaaaagagaaaacataATATTATTACTGATGTTCAGAATACATTGAAGACAAGGGTGGTAATACACATATAAATAGGAAAAACCTATgtctagaaaaagaaaagattacaCAATATAATTATGATACAATCACGATATGATATGATCACGATATCATGCCTAAAATAGAAGATAAGTCCAATCAAATACATTAAGATACATTCACAGGTAGGTGTGTTCCTAGATACATTACTTAACATTGACCATTTTTCAAGAGAGTGAAGAGTTTTCGCTGTTGTTCTTGAGAAATGGCCCGGTTAaccaaatttttgtttgaagcTTCCCAAATCGAACTAGAAGTTGGTCATCTGGACATTTAAATGGTTATCCATTTGAAGCCACCTGATACACATACTTTTCATAAATACGTACGCACATTTACATGGGTTGAGAGCCCCACATTAGTGCAGTATGTGGGGCCTTCCGCGCATACAAGTATGTGTAagttttttatcttaaaaaaatgTGTGTCACTGGCAGAATTGATTACTTTAGATCGGATTCTAATTAAACGTATTGAGCGGTACAAATTTACACACGGGGGCCGCATGCATGTGGCAACATGTGTGTCACGATGAAGTTCtgaaaaatgaaacaaacaTAATGGTATTACAAAATGGTCgttaacaaattaattacaattTGATTCAAAGTTCACATGGCTATGGTTGGATAATCTGCCATTGCCTCAATAAgtagaagtttttgggtgccgagcagGTACCCGTCGGCGATTCCAGCcatccaaacatgttttggaaGGCCCAAatttattccctctctctcccctcacctgactactctctctcctctttttctctctaaaatttggACCGCTCAAAATAAGTTTGGACGGATGAGATCGCTGATGGGGGTACCACGTGTGTGGTACTCGCCCAGCACCCAAAAAGTTCTCATCAATTAGACTTCGGGTCAACCAAATGTCAGCTCAAATAGCTTaattgtcacaccctcgatttttaacataaatataaacgatttccataaataaatcctcgccataatccgtacgataaccaaaataatgtagcattcccaaaatattacatctttggctccaaggcccaaattaacacaagtactgaatattcaaaAGTTAAGgattacaatattccatagtcaaaagatttactaataaagttacaaatacatcttcaaaagagatttacaaagatacctaagtaactcctcaatcgttagctttcaaaataattccacctccaagcatttcaactatGCAGACTATTGccctgtgttagtacctgaaaatgataataggcttgagctacactaacccagtaggaaattctacgctaacattatatgcaagagagatGCCAGGATGATCACAAGGCAAGAACGGGATGGAGACCCAacaataggcaataaccaaAGTTCAACAATCCAATATACTCGATACGAAATCTAGTAAACACCTCAACCTTCATTCATCTCAACTTCCCATGTGTCCAATGTCACTTCACattatgtgtcatgagccgaagctcctgccgggctaattatgggaccccgataccCCCTGCCAAGTGCCCACCTAGaaggttgggccttgagtgtccaatatgagcattagctcctgctgggctaattatgggaccccgatatcccctgccaggcacccatccgtcgatgggccccgaatgttctcgttgtgtcaataagtgtccaagaatctcgtactcacataacgtgtcatttcaacttaatcaaagtccatatggaaatcaatgtccaattataccaaacaaggggcgaggGATGCAATGGACACAcaacgaactcaacgaatatgattaacaatgttatggagtgatttggtggtgtttagaacaagttagaagtgattgggggtcaaaacaatggaGTTCGAAACAAGGAACAAAATCTGGCCTTAGGCTCTGTGGTATAGATACTACGAATTCCTGTATCAATACAACAGAGGCTAAAAACATTCCAGAGactattgtatcgatactgattgtAACTAAATTCGTTCCAGAGAttcttgtatcgatactgagcagagcagtatcgatacaaatgggtgttcgagcagattttctgcaaaattcgacgatttcaacaacaacaacaacaacaacaaccaaggaCACGATTTAAGGCTAGAAAAcacttctattacatatattgagaggtataATCCCTACTtcgaggccgaagaacgaaacccacgaGAATttcgagccctagcttccgaaaatCAAAACCGAGTGCAATACGACtcctccgagctcaaaccagtGAAGGATTGAAGGTAGTTTTTAGTGGGTTTTGAGTTATTGGAGTGATATTTGGTGAGAGaacaagagagagggagagaggccaggtgagagaaagagagagccgGTGAGAATGAGAGGGGAAAAAATGATCCCATGCTCTCTCAccccctatatatactcctacACATGCAAACTACACATTGCACCCTTCCACAATCAATTCTAACATTTTAGCctcaaatcacataaacacaaTTGTTCCACTTTCTTTCCCAATAATTATGCATTTATAAAACATTAGCTTTGATAAataaatatgggtctctacattctacattctaccctccttaaagaaattttgtcCTTGAAATTTTCCATGCCAAGACTAGCTAATATACTCATCACATATGCATACAACAATCACAACCATTAATCTTATGCAACAAGTTATGACACGTAAATCTAAAACACTCACATTGGTTCATTCCGGAAATAGATGCGGATACTTTTCTCTAACCTCGTCCTCCCTTTCCCATGTCGACTCTTTTCTACCCTGATTACTCCACAAGACTTATACTAATGATATCGTCTTACCCCTTAGTACTTGATCGCGCGAATCTAGGGTACGTATTGGTTCCTCTCCATAAGACACGTCGGCCTCCAATTCAAGTTCGGACCATTCTAGCACATACGACGGATCTGGTTCATATTTTCTTAACATAGACACGTGGAACACGTCATGTACACCCGATAGCTTCAGTGGCAACGCCAAACAATACGTGAcctccccaatcttctcaataATATCAAACGGCCCAATATAACGTGGCGAAAGCTTCCCTTTCTTCCCAAAACGCGACAAACCCCTACGAGGCGATACTTTAAGGAATACGTGGtccccttcttcaaatgacaataggcgacgacgacgatcagCATAgttcttttgtctactttgaatggtcaacaatctttggcgaatcaccttAACTTGTTCGGTTGTCCTCTCTTGAGCTTTCTTAAGGCGTTGGCGAATAGCTTTCATGCTCTCAGAAGTCTCCTTAATCATATACGGCCCCACTAACATAGCCTCACCTAATTCGGTCCAGCACACAGGCGATCGACATGGTCTCCCATACAAGGCCTCATACGGTGCCGTCTCaatactagattgatagctattgttatACGCGAATTCAACTAATGGCAAatgatcctcccaactaccctGAAAATCCAAGACACAAacccgaagcatgtcttccaaaatctgaatcgttctctcggattgttcatcggtttgaggatgatatgcGGTGCTAAACAAAAGATTGGTGCCCAAAGCGGTTtgcaaactctgccaaaaacgTGCGAAAAATCTAggatctcgatcggacacgatAGATACGGAAATCCCATGAAGTCAGATAATCTCccgaatatacaaacggctaagcgTATCCACGGAATCGGTAACCTGAATAGGTAAGAAATGAGCGGTTTTGGTTAAGTGATTCACAATTACCCAAATAGCGTCATGCCCCCTCGGCAACTTCGGTAAACCCGTAACGAAGTCCATTgtcacgttctcccacttccactcggccactggcaatggttgtaactcccccgcgggtcgttgatgttcggctttaaCTTGTTGGCACGTAAGACACTTGGATACGAAAATCACGTCCCTtttcattccggaccaccaaaattgcctacgcAAGTCATGACACATTTTCGTTCCCCCGGGATGAATGGCTAACGGAGAATGATGAAACTCTCGCAAGATTTCTTCCTGGCACGAAACggggtacgaacaactttccttgatagcgtAAGCTTTGATCGGCGTGTATCATTCACCCTTCTTGAGcttttccactaaggaatctaGCACGAAATTCCTCCGCTTCTTCATCGTGTTGTTGAGCCTCAATTACTCAAGTCGATAAAGTTGATTGCATggtcaagttgcataacgtAACCCCTTCCCGAACTTCCTCAAAATGTGAAGCACAAAAGCCCAAATCGTTCATCATTTTCCATTCGTGGATAGCTAGACTCGCTGAGTGtatcggttttctactcaacgcATCCGCCACGACGTTCCCTTTCCCCGGGTGATATTGCAATTCGAAATCGTAATCCTCCAAGTGCTCCATCTAGCGGCGTTGTCAaaggttaagttccttttgagaaaacaaatatttcaaacttttgtggtctgaaaagacttcaaatttttCACCGTACAAATAATGGTGCCAACTTTTCAAGGCAAAAATGACGGGCGCAAGTTCTAGATCATGGGTAGGATAGTTTCACTCGTGAGTTTTCAACTACCGCGACCCATACGCTACTACTCGCCCCGCTTGCATCAACACGCACCCTAACCCTTCCTTAGACGCATCACAATAtacagagtagccaactccacgttcggacacaatcaaaaccggtgcggtagtcaatcgcttcttcaattcttcaaaggccatctcacacgcgtcactccaaacaaaacgagtCCCCTTACGGGTTAATCTAGTCATTGGTGCCGCTAGACTAGAGAAGTCAAGAACAAAACGGTGGTAGTACCcggccaaacccaagaaactacgGATTTCAAACACGTTCTCTGGTCGCTACCAATTCATAATCAACTCTATCTTCCCCGGATCTATAGACACGCCACCCTTCAAAACCAcatgacccaaaaatttgacttcggataaccaaaactcgcaCGTACTAAGCTTGGCATACAATTGGtgttctctcaagagttcaagaacaatggcgagatgagattggtgttcctcctccgttggCGAATAAATAAGAATATCATCGACGAATACGACCACAAAACGATCAAGGTACGCACGAAAGATACGATTCATCAGGTCCATGAAAGTAGCTGGAGCATTCGTCaatccgaaaggcataacaaattCATAATGACCATAGCGAGTATGGAATGCGGTCTTAGGAATATCCTCTCTCCGAACCCTCAATTGGTGATAACCGGATCTCAAGTCGATTTTGGAAAAGCAAGTCACACcccgaagttgatcaaacaagtcatcaattctaggcatgggatacttattcttaatggtaaCTCTGTTTagcttacgataatcgatacataagcggagtgaaccatccttcttttgcgcgaaaagagccggtgctccccatggTCACGTACTCGGACGAATGAATCCTAAGTTCTCCAATTCCTGCAACTGAGTCTTTAACTCTCTTAATTCGGCGGGCGCAAAACGATACGGAGGTACggagataggagcggtaccgggAAGTAAATCGATAGCGAATTCAATCTCTCTTTTAGGAGGTAAACGAGGTAActcttcaggaaaaacatcgAGAAATTCGCAAACTactaagggtaactccccacgtgTTGACAAATTCTCATCTAACGTCAGACTCGCCAACAAGGAATAAATTGACTCGTGCTCTCGAGACCTGCATAAATATGGTTCCAACGATTTCCGACGTTCCCCAAAGAATTCGAAACAAGGACCCTCAAGAGGACAAATACGAACTTGACGCTTGAAACAATCGATGGTAGCATGAAATGTggacaaccaatccattcccaaaataagaTCAAACCCCAACATTCCCAAAACGATGTAGTCGAATACGAAACGACGGTCACAAATGACTAACTCACAAGCTCGACATATATGATCAAGAGGCGTTCTACCCCCTAAAGGTGTCTCAACGAATAAAGGAGGACTAACAATTTCCTTTTTCAAATCCAGGGCACACACAAATGATACAAcaatgaatgaatgcgatgctccagaatcaaagagtactttagcaaatgagttgaacaaaagaaatgtacccctcacaacggATGCCTCTGGAGCCTGAGAAATAGAAGGTGAAGCATTTGAGTTGATGTTGAAAACACGCCCCTGGGTACCCTGACCCTGCACATGACCTCCCCTCTGACCAGAACCCTGAGTAGGCGCAgaagaactcgctcccttaTCACCCCCGAAACTCTGAACCGACGTAGTCTGGCGAAAGTgaggctgctgctgcctctgaATGCCCCTAAACTGCTGGCCCACATTATACCCCGTTCCCGGTTGCTGCACGGAACCCGACTCACTATGCATTCCCGACCCCTAAGGACGACTCCTAGCAAGATGATCCGCTTTACCACAAACGTAACAAGCCTTCTCGAGGTGTGGACACTGAACGAATGTGTCCAGATTGATTAAACTTGTAGCACACAGGCGAAGGTCTAGACAAAGCACCTCGAGTCCGTGAAGAAGAAGGTACCCTAAAGTTGGATTGATTAGATGGTTGCTGAGATGGTTCCCTCTGTCTCTTCTATCCTTGACTCCCAAAAATACCCGAAGAAGAACTCAAACTTCCCACTGGTTGCCTTAGTTCCCAAGCCCTTGCATTTCGTTGAGCTTCCTTCGGAATTTCGATGCTCCTTGCACACTCTACAACTTCAGAGAACTTCATCTTACGCTGGACCACCACCATTCTTCTCACGGTGTTGTGTAGCCCTTTCTCAAACCATCGACACTTTCTCTCCTCCGTTGCCATCAATTCCGGAGCAAAACTAGACAAAGACTGAAACTTCTGCACGTACTCCGATACAATCATATTACCCTGCTCCAGTTTCTCAAATTGATCCCTCAGATTCTCACGTGAAGTTTCCGGAAAGTACTGATCCTCAAAGAGCACCTCAATCTCAAGCCCATGTCAAATTTTCAACATCCGCTTCATTTGCTTAAGCCGCGGTTCTTGTCGCCCTTCTCGCATCCTTCCTACTTTCTAGAATGGATACCCACCATTCACCGGCCTCCCCGACTAGCTAAACGGCCACTATACCTACCCTGATGTTGTCTTTAGTGATATTGAAAGCTTTAAAGAGTTTGCGAATTTGAGCTAGCCAGTGGACAGCTACCAAAGGGTCGCTACTAGTCCCATCGAACATCGGAGGATTCCTACGGCTAAATTCTCGCATCGCTACCATGGCCCGATCCTCGACATTCTCTCTAGGAGCTTGGTTTAAAAGATTTacagctgtaagtgctgcgacgagATCCCTAGCAAATTGAGTCTGATTGGGTGGTATTCCTGCACTCCTACCGGCCCCAGCCCTCGGattcccaccaggattctccctatgctgactaacctcatcctccGGTGGCACCCCACAGCCACGACTACGGCCACAACCTCCCCGGTTGCCTGCTGCACGCCGTCTAACACGCGA carries:
- the LOC131321117 gene encoding uncharacterized protein LOC131321117, which codes for MHSESGSVQQPGTGYNVGQQFRGIQRQQQPHFRQTTSVQSFGGDKGASSSAPTQGSGQRGGHVQGQGTQGRVFNINSNASPSISQAPEASVEIVSPPLFVETPLGGRTPLDHICRACELVICDRRFVFDYIVLGMLGFDLILGMDWLSTFHATIDCFKRQVRICPLEGPCFEFFGERRKSLEPYLCRSREHESIYSLLASLTLDENLSTRGELPLVVCEFLDVFPEELPRLPPKREIEFAIDLLPGTAPISVPPYRFAPAELRELKTQLQELENLGFIRPST